The Mucilaginibacter sp. PAMB04168 genome contains the following window.
ACGCCCTACGCCGGTTACTTTAAAAACAGTTATGGGAATGGCCGGGTCGCCGGTGGCACGTTCAATAGTACGAATAATTTCGTCGCGCGTATGATCAAACACTTTTTCATCTTCCTCACCCTCAACAGAGTAATCGAGAATAGTGCCTACCCCCCCTGAGTATAGGTTTTTTATGGTGTCATTGCATTCTGCAATGGTTTCGCCGCCGCAAAATTGTTTAAATATAGTAGCCTTAATAATGCCTTTAATAGGCAGGCCAATGTTCATGGCAAAATTGGTCATGCCTGGGCCAATCTTCACTAAAAAGTTGTTGTTTATAGCGGTAAACAGCCAATAAGCACGTTTTAAATCGGCGTTGGAGGCATGCTTAAAAGCAATTTCTGTATTCTCAAAAGATAGGTTACCCTTTTCGGGCTGTGGCACATCGGTAGGTTCAGCAAACATCGCGCAAAATTAGAAAATCAATCTATATAACTCATTTTATGCGGTAATAGTTTATTTTTGCCAATATCATGATTGAATTTAAACTAAACGGCGACTTTATCCCTCTAATACAATTATTAAAGGCCACCGGTTTAGTATATACCGGCGGCGAAGCACAAATTGTGGTAACTGAAGGTGAAGTGAAATATAACGGCCAGGTTGATTACCGCAAGCGTCTTAAAGTAAAAAAAGGCGATGTAGTAGAATTCCGGTCGAAAAAGATTGTGGTGATTTAATTTTATGGATACGATTGATAGCATTGACTACCCTGTATATTTTGAGGATACGCTAACCCAACTGGTTAATTTTATTGAACAAGGCAATTACTCCCGTTTTTTTATTTTAACTGATGAACATACAGGCCAGCATTGTTTACCATTGCTGCAAAGCCGCTTAGAGCATTTAAATAACAATTATGATGTAATTGAGGTAAATGCCGGCGAAGAAAGCAAGAATATTGATTTTTGCGCAG
Protein-coding sequences here:
- a CDS encoding RNA-binding S4 domain-containing protein, with translation MIEFKLNGDFIPLIQLLKATGLVYTGGEAQIVVTEGEVKYNGQVDYRKRLKVKKGDVVEFRSKKIVVI